GTATTGGGACGCGTTCAGTTTCGAAATCAGTTGTCGCGAATAAGCACTGTGGTCTTCGTCGATAACAACAACTGGTGATTTGCTAATTTGGTTCTTCGAGAACATCAACCCAAAAAACAAAGCGGCTATCAGCGGTGCGATAAAGATTGTAAGAAGGTACTTGCTGCTCGCTGCGTACTTCCACTCCTCAATCAACGATTTCATCAAGGTCCACCTCCGCTGTCATACCAGGAAGAAGATCGGAGTTTGAATTTACGGTTATTCGAACAAGATACATGCTTAAATCAGCTTGCCCTCTCTCGCGTGTCATACGTAAGCTGGCAAATTGGGGGGCGGCCGAAATCGAAGCGACAACGCCATCGACTTGGGCAAAACGCTTCAAGTATGGAAAATGAACTTGAATGCTTTTATTGACATCAAGCTTCTGAATTTGCCCTTCCTGCACATAAAGGTCCGCATAATAGCTTGTTTTTTGCACGACTGCAATCGGCATACCTTGCGCAAGCTGATCTCCCGGCTTAACCATGATTTTACTAATCAATCCATCATTAGGCGAAAGGATATCCATATCCGCTCCTTCGGCTGTTTTAACTTTGAATAGAATGTCTCCCTGTTTGACGGAATCTCCCGCAGCAGCGTTTATTTTAACAATTATCCCCTTACTTTTGTCAAACACAACCATGTTTTGCTCCGCCTCAAGCACGCCTTGCTTTCTACTCTCCGCCTGACTAACGGCATCTTTGCCTTTTGCAGCAAGAAGAGCACCTCCTGCAATAACCACGATGGCAATTCCAATATAAATGCCTGCTTTAAAATTCATTGTTCTCTCTCCCTCTCCATGAATGCTTGATTTTCAAACGGTGTTCTCTGCTGCTTCCAGCGGATTCTGCACCTAACACCTCCTAAATACACCGCCGCTTTAAAATATGATGATCATAATATATTATAGTCATCATATTTTAATTCAGTCAATAGCAACCTGTATGTCTGCTCATGACAAGCGGCTATAACAGGAGAAATTGACACGTTTTATTATGATGACTATAATATTTTAAGATAGACTTATACGTAACGGAGTGATTACAATGCCCTATCCTGAAGGTCATAAGTTTAAAGTTAGAGGTAAAATCATCGAAAGTGCCGCTCAAGCTTTTCGTACGAATGGGATTCGTGACATCAGCGTTCCTTTTATCATGAAAGGTGCCGGACTGACGCATGGAGGGTTCTACTCGCACTTTGACAACAAAGAGCAACTGGTTGCCGAAGCCTGTCGCTATGCCATTAGCGATACGATTTCATTTTTGCAGGAAGTCGCTGACCAGGAAAATATAGGTCCCAAAATCAATGCCGTCATTGATTACTATTTAAGTACGCAGCATCGCGATAGAACTGAGATTGGCTGCATCCTTCCCGCCCTTTCCAGTGAAATTTCACGTTCCTCCGATGAGATTCGGCGGGTGTTCACCCACGAGTTGGAACGAATGATTGATTTTATTTCCGAGGTCGGGAAAATAGACACAGCCAAAGGTAGCGTACTGCTTAGTACTATGGTCGGAACTCTAGTCCTGGCACGCTCAGTTACTGACAGTAAACTTAGCGGGGACCTTCTCACAGCTGGCAAGAAGCATGCGAAAGAGCTAATTAAGACCTGATGTCACAAGTCTCATTAGCCGCGAGCTGAAGACCAACGAACTAATTAGCTAAAATTTCGTTGATCTTCTTCTCCAGCATTGCAAGTCCTGCTTCAGGATCCAGCCCGCCCAGAACGATGCTTTGGAGATCCTCCGAAAGCGTTGTAAAGATCGTCGCATACTTGTCGGTTTGCGGCGCAAATTTAACATGATGCTGATCTTCGATAAAGAGCTTCCTATAGGGCAGTTGTTGATACTCCTCGCTTTGCAGAACAGCTCGATTCGCCGGCACATGTCCCGCAAGCCCCCAGGTCTTGCTGCCAACTTCAGAGAAATACTTCATGAAGACCATTGCTGCACGCTGCTTCGCCTTAGTCACATAGGCAGGCACCACCAGCGTATGCGAGCTCCCCCAATGCGAGAAGCTGCCGAATATGGGAGGAAGGGGCATCATGCCGACCGGCAATGACTTCTCGCTGAGATGGTGACCTGCTTCCCACACGCCTCCGAACCATAGCGCGGCTTCCCCCTCGTGGAAGGAGTCCCATGGCGTTTTATCGTTTAAATCGGACAAATGATTAGCGTAAAGCTGCTGATAAAACTTCAGCACGCTGAGCGCTTTCTCGTTATGGATGGCTGCTTTCGACATATCGGAATTGAGCAGCTCACCCCCTGCTTCATAATATAAATTCAGGAATGGTTCCTGAAAGTAAGGCGTGTTCACTGCGAAAGGCTGAACACCGGCTACTTTCGCTTGAATTTGCGTCAGCATGCGAATGAAACCCTCCGGCGACGCCTCGCCAAGTTTCGGCGTCTCATCTTCATTCAACAAACCAGCTTTTTTCAAAATCGCCTTGTTGTAGTAAAGCATGTGAAAATGCGTATCAAGCGGTACAGCGTACGGTTTGCCACTAAAGCTCACACTCCGTAAATTGGACTCCTCAATTTCTTTGAAATCGAATCCGTTTTCACCTGCCAAACCGTCAAGCGGCACAATCTGTTTCGCCTTAACGAACGGCGACATCCGATCGACATGGGCAACTGCGACATCCGGTCCCTTCCCAGAAGAAAGTGCTGTACTCAATTTCACGTAGTATTCATTGGATTCCAGCCGAAGCTGTTTGACGAAAATCTCCCTCTGCGAGACATTGAAGCCTTTAACAATTTGCTCGACGAAATCCCCCTCCCCACCGCCGAATGGATTCCAAAACGAAATCTCCACAGGAGCTTCATTGCCGATTGATGCTGCTTTATTTTTGGCCATTTGCTCGGCACTGCCATCAGAGTTTGTCGAACAACCTGAGACCGTGAGCGCCAGCATAACGATAAAGGATAGAGGCAGAGCCCGGTACTTCCTAAACATAACAGTTCCCCCTCTCTCTCTGTTTAATCAATACTAATTTTAGTAAGCGCTTGCAAATATAGATATGAAAGGAATCGACTAGACGTCGGCTCTAGTTCGATTCCGATATTCCGATGGGGAAACCCCCGTAATCTTTTTAAACACTTTAGAGAAATATTTCGGGTCCTGAATCCCTACCAAATGACCGATGTCCGCCGTTTTGAGCTCGCCTGTTAGCAGCGCCTTCGCCTTCTCAATGCGGATGCGGGTCAAATGCTCCAAAAAGCTTTCACCCATTTCTTTTTTGAACAGATTGGCAAAGTAATTTTTACTTAAATGAACTAGCTGGCTGATCGATTGCAAGGAAATTTCCTGATGATAGTACATCTGCATGTATTGGGCTGCCTTAATAATCCCGTTACGGTCACTGTTATATACGTGAATCATGTGCTGGACAAGCTCCTCGAAAGCCTGTAGAAACCACGCTTTACTCTGCTGGATCGTCTCCAATTTGGCTAACTGGTCAAAATATTGCTTTTTCAGATGAAGAATATTGTGCTGATCGCTGGAAACGTCCGACCAAAGGGTCGTCAACATAATTAGGAGCTCCAAAGAGATGATATGTACCATGTCAGAATCTTTGCGGGAAGCGAGATGCTCGAATATTTCTTCCAAATAGGCTTGCAGTTCCTCAGATTGAAAAGCATAGACCATCGAATGTATGTGATTCGTACTCACCTTGATAGGCTCGGTTTGTTGATTCTGCACAGGAACGTAATCCACACCGTAGACAATCACCTTCCCGCTGCCGATAAACATTTTATACTTAGCGGCGGTCATAGCTTGCTCATGCGCATTCTGCAAATCTGACCAAGCCATGATGCCTCTGCTGACCCCAATGGTACAAAGCATCTCATAGTGATCTACCAGATACGTAAGAAGCGATTGCGCGATTTCCCTCACTGCCTTCAAGTCTTGAGCCTTCCTCGAAAATAAAAGCACATTCATTTCGCCTAGTCTATCTGGGAACACTTCGTAGCTAGCCCCATATTCCCCCGCCACAACGCGATCCAACGCACTTCGTATATAGGATTGCCCTTCCGTGATACCCAGCTGCAAAGCATTTTTCCCAATATGCAGCACATAAAGCGGCAGCTTGGCATCCAGAAGTCCCAAACTTTCGATAGCGCTCTGCACGCTTAACTGTTCTGTCCCTGTACCTTCGACAAGATCCAGCAGCAGCTTTTCTTTCCATAATGGCTGGGCGCTTGCCGATTGCTTCTCTTCCCTGTTGGGAGACGCCTCTTCTAAGGCTTCCTTCACCTTCATCAAGGCTTGTTCGAAATCTCGCGGCATCATATCCGACTTGATTAAATATTCCGAAACCCCGTAGCGGATCGCTTCCTTGGCATATTGAAAATCCTCCAAATTGCTGAGAATCAGGATTTTCATGTGGGGGCTAAATTTACGCACTTCTGAAATTAAACCAATGCCGTCCATTATTGGCATTTTGATATCGGTAATCAGAATATCCGGCGGCTCCTGGCGGATGAACGCAAGGGCTTCTTGTCCGTTGGCTGCTTCTCCAATAACGGTTAACCCCATCTTTTCCCACTCGATCATAGACCGAATCCCATACCTGACAATATATTCATCTTCGACAATCACGACGCTAAACATGAATCTCCACCTACTCCATATAAGGAAGCCGAATACCGATTCGCGTACCGGTTCCAAGTTCACTTTGAATGTCTAAGCCATACATTTTACCACAGATCAGTTTGATGCGTTCATCCACATTCGATAAACCGATGCCACCGAGCTTTTCACCGAATGTCTCTTGATGTGTACGAAGGCGCTTTACAAGCGATGGCTCCATCCCGCAGCCGTTATCCGCTACTTCAAACCTGATGCCGCCCCCGGAATGCAGGCTACAACGAATATGAATCTCACCGCCTGATTCCCGCTCGGTAAACGCATGGAGAATGGCATTCTCCACAATCGGCTGCAAAATCAGTTTCGGCGTTCGAAGTGTGCGAACATCTTCATCCAGATATACGAACGTTTCAATATGGAAGTTGAATCTGAATTTTTGAATGCCCAGATAACACTGTACATGTTCAATCTCTTCTTCAACCGTAACCGTCTCTTCGCCTTTGCCTAAACTGATACGGAGCAGCCTGGATAACAGACTAACCATTTCTGCGGCATTATTCGCTTTCTGCAACAAGGCTGTCCATTTAATAATATCCAGCGTGTTATATAGAAAATGAGGGTTGATTTGTGCCTGCAGTGCTTTCAACTCTGCTACGCGCTTATGGTTCTGTTCTTCATAGACTGCTTTAAGCAGCTCATCAATTCTGGCAACCATATAATTAAAATTCTCGCCTAATATATCAAATTCATCATTGCGCCGTTTGGCCTTGAATCTAACGCTAAGATCTCCCGACATTACCTGGCGCATCAGACGGATCATTTTCAAGATTGGATTAGAAATCGAATTCGCCAAAAATATGGCCGTTAAGATCGAAAACAGAATACAGATCAACGCAATAATCATTATAATTTGCAACAGACGATTGGTATCTTTATACAACGATGATTCCGAGATGACATTGACCACAATCCAGTCGTTCGTATGCAATTTTTTATAATTGACAATCAGCCGCTGACCGTCATGCTTGAGCGGAAAGGCCAACTCCTCCGAAGGCGTACGAAATAATTGGCTGTAACCGCTTTCTCCCAACACCTGTTTGACACTCTTGCCAAGCAACTGGCTGTCTGGATAAGAAATAATTTGTCCGCTTCCGTCAATAACAAAGCTTTGGATATCCATGTTGCTCTTCGTTGTCCTATCGCCGATTTCTTTGAGCACATCTTCGCGAATGTCCAACACGGCAATAATGCCTACCGGACTATCATCAGAAGTCTTATAAATTTGTTTGGCCAAAGAGAACACATGGACATTCTGTGAATTCAAACTGTCTACATACGTACCCAGACGGGTTGGAAACCAGCGAAAATTGCTCCCGTCCTCGAGCGTTCGAAGGAACGGTGAAACTTTCTCATTCGAGCGGTCGTTCCAGCGGTAAATCCCTTTGATGTAATGCTTCGGTGACAGGAAGGAGATCGACTGCAAATCCTGATTAATCGCTATGATCGTTGAAAGCTTCGTCGTAAGTGAAAGAGAGTCCAAATCATACTGCGCAGCATCTGTTCGATCTAGGACTCGCAGCATGGAGACGATGTCGTTGTTGCCTACGACCTGCATCATCATATCTTTGTATATCCCAAGTCGGGTGTCGATATTTTCGGCTGTTTGCCTCAATAATTGTTCCGAGTACTCCGTCACCTTCTTGTTAATCGTTGATTTGGAAATCGAAAATGACATAAAACCCATGGCAAGCAGCGGCGTTAAGGAAAACAGAAACAAAAGCAGCATCCATTTGTAGCGTATGCTGCTCGTCCATATATTCATCCATGAGATGTAGCGATTCCACTTCGATTTGTTAGTCTTCCCTGCTGTTGGGGTCATCGCAACAACCCTTTCTACGTTAGAGGATCTTTCCTTTACCCTTTAATTCCTGACATTGCCACACCTTGCACGATATGTCGCTGCAAAAGCACGAAAACCAGAATAGTGGGTATCGCCGCAATCGCGCTGGCTGCCATAATGAGATTCAAGGACATCGTATTATTCGACAAAAAGGTTGGCAGTCCTGCTGAAAGAATCATATTCTCTTGCGAGGTAATCGACAAATAGGGCCACAGGAAATTGTTCCACGATAAGATGAAGTAAAAAATACCCACGGAGACCATCGCCGATTTCGTAAGCGGCAAGCAAATCCGCGACCATAACCCAAAATTCCTGCAGCCGTCAATTTGTGCTGCCTCTATGTAGTCCTTTGGAACGCCGTCCATGAACTGCTTTAGCAGCAAAATACCTATGGGATTCGTCAATCCTGGGAGAATAATCGCCCAGATGTTATCGATGAGTTTCAGATGCAGTGTTGTTTCATAAAGCGGAATGAGGATCGCTTCCGTTGGAATAAGCAAGCCTGAAACAATGAGCAGAAAGAACAAGCCTTTGGATTTAAATGCTAATTTGGAAAAGGAAAAGGCTGCCAATGAGCTGAAAAACAAGGAAAGAATCGTTGTTATCACGCCGATCGTGAAGCTGTTCCAGGTCCATCTCAATATTTGCGAATCCTTCAACACTTTAGCATAATTAGCCATATTTAGATCAGTGAATTTCAACCAGTCCTGAAGTGTGTATACATAGACACCGTCCGGTTTAAGCGACACCAGCAGCATCCAGATCAGGGGAAAAATAAAGACAAGGGCAAGCACCACGGCGATGACGTTAAGTGCGATTGGTTTCATTGTTCATCCTCCGTCAATCTTTACTCTCTGTTAATTTAAATTGAATAACGGCAATCAGCAGCATGATCACGCAAAATACGATCGACTGTGCGGAAGCTAGACCAAACATATCCTTTTTGAAACCCGTGACATAGATATATCGAATCATCGTATTCGTGGTGTCGCCTGGACCGCCGCCAGTCATGATTTGTACTTGCCCGAATAGCTTCAAGCAAGAAATAATTTGATAGAATACTTGTATTTTCATGACTCTCGACAAGCCTGGCAGTGTAATATGCCGAAACTGCTTCCAAGCTCCCGCGCCATCTATTTTCGCAGCTTCATAATGATCCGTAGGTATTTCTTGTAATCCTGCCAGGAACAAAACCATGACGAACCCGACTGTCCACCAATCGGTCGCAAGCGTGATTGCCCACCAGACAAAGTGTTTATCCGTAAGCCAGTGAATATCTCCGGGAAGCCCAATGACCTTCAGAAGCGCGTTAATCGGCCCATATTTGGAGTCGAACAGACGAAGCCAGATAAAACTGATAACGGATACGGACAGCACGTAGGGCAGAAAAAACATAGAACGTATTGCCGTGCGAAACCGAATATTCTGATTAATGATAAGCGCCAAAATGAGTCCTAGCACGATGACCGTGGGTGCACAGATAAGAACAAAATAAAAGGAATGCCACACATACAAGTAAAAGTTTTGATCGGTGAAAATCTTCTTATAATTGGCGAAGCCGACATACTTCTGCATGCCCTGAATGCCCCACACATGCAAGCTCATCCAAGCTCCGCGACACACCGGCCAGAGATAAAATATGGCAAACGGAATGAGGAACGGCAGCAGATAGAGGATAGCTTTCAATTCAGTAACGAAACGTAATGAAAATGGTTTGCGGAGGATCAATGTCCTTTCGCGCTCTCTCACATTAATCTCCATGGTTATTCTCCTTGTATCTTTATACAAAGCACGGGTGAAGCTGCCGTCTTCCTAAACCGGAAGCCGCACCCGCTTCTTGCTGATCTTGCTGATTAACTTAATTCGCAATAATATCGTTGATTTGCTTCTCCATCATCTTCAGGCCTTCTTCAGGCGTTTGCTTGCTGAAAATAATATTTTGCAGCGATTCTGATACCGTCGTAATAATTGTCGTATATTTATCGGTTTTTGGCGCGAACTTCACCGTTTTTTGAGCTTCAATAAAGAAGTTGCGATACGGCAGTTTTTTGTACTCATCGCTGTTGGTAACCACGCTGTTGGCTGGTACATGTCCTGCTTGGCCCCACGTTTTTCCGCCAATCTCCGAGAAATACTTCATGAACTTCGCAGCAGCTTCTTGTTTCTCAGGCGTAACATAGGATGGTACGACGAGCAGATGAGAACTTGCCCAATGCGTCTGACTGCCAAAAATAGCCGGCAGTGGCATGGCGCCAATGTTGAGCGCTTTATCATTCAGCAAGAGTCCGGCTTCCCACACGCCGCCGAACCAGAAA
Above is a genomic segment from Paenibacillus sp. HWE-109 containing:
- a CDS encoding HlyD family efflux transporter periplasmic adaptor subunit; the encoded protein is MNFKAGIYIGIAIVVIAGGALLAAKGKDAVSQAESRKQGVLEAEQNMVVFDKSKGIIVKINAAAGDSVKQGDILFKVKTAEGADMDILSPNDGLISKIMVKPGDQLAQGMPIAVVQKTSYYADLYVQEGQIQKLDVNKSIQVHFPYLKRFAQVDGVVASISAAPQFASLRMTRERGQADLSMYLVRITVNSNSDLLPGMTAEVDLDEIVD
- a CDS encoding TetR/AcrR family transcriptional regulator — translated: MPYPEGHKFKVRGKIIESAAQAFRTNGIRDISVPFIMKGAGLTHGGFYSHFDNKEQLVAEACRYAISDTISFLQEVADQENIGPKINAVIDYYLSTQHRDRTEIGCILPALSSEISRSSDEIRRVFTHELERMIDFISEVGKIDTAKGSVLLSTMVGTLVLARSVTDSKLSGDLLTAGKKHAKELIKT
- a CDS encoding ABC transporter substrate-binding protein, with the translated sequence MFRKYRALPLSFIVMLALTVSGCSTNSDGSAEQMAKNKAASIGNEAPVEISFWNPFGGGEGDFVEQIVKGFNVSQREIFVKQLRLESNEYYVKLSTALSSGKGPDVAVAHVDRMSPFVKAKQIVPLDGLAGENGFDFKEIEESNLRSVSFSGKPYAVPLDTHFHMLYYNKAILKKAGLLNEDETPKLGEASPEGFIRMLTQIQAKVAGVQPFAVNTPYFQEPFLNLYYEAGGELLNSDMSKAAIHNEKALSVLKFYQQLYANHLSDLNDKTPWDSFHEGEAALWFGGVWEAGHHLSEKSLPVGMMPLPPIFGSFSHWGSSHTLVVPAYVTKAKQRAAMVFMKYFSEVGSKTWGLAGHVPANRAVLQSEEYQQLPYRKLFIEDQHHVKFAPQTDKYATIFTTLSEDLQSIVLGGLDPEAGLAMLEKKINEILAN
- a CDS encoding response regulator, which gives rise to MFSVVIVEDEYIVRYGIRSMIEWEKMGLTVIGEAANGQEALAFIRQEPPDILITDIKMPIMDGIGLISEVRKFSPHMKILILSNLEDFQYAKEAIRYGVSEYLIKSDMMPRDFEQALMKVKEALEEASPNREEKQSASAQPLWKEKLLLDLVEGTGTEQLSVQSAIESLGLLDAKLPLYVLHIGKNALQLGITEGQSYIRSALDRVVAGEYGASYEVFPDRLGEMNVLLFSRKAQDLKAVREIAQSLLTYLVDHYEMLCTIGVSRGIMAWSDLQNAHEQAMTAAKYKMFIGSGKVIVYGVDYVPVQNQQTEPIKVSTNHIHSMVYAFQSEELQAYLEEIFEHLASRKDSDMVHIISLELLIMLTTLWSDVSSDQHNILHLKKQYFDQLAKLETIQQSKAWFLQAFEELVQHMIHVYNSDRNGIIKAAQYMQMYYHQEISLQSISQLVHLSKNYFANLFKKEMGESFLEHLTRIRIEKAKALLTGELKTADIGHLVGIQDPKYFSKVFKKITGVSPSEYRNRTRADV
- a CDS encoding cache domain-containing sensor histidine kinase, whose protein sequence is MTPTAGKTNKSKWNRYISWMNIWTSSIRYKWMLLLFLFSLTPLLAMGFMSFSISKSTINKKVTEYSEQLLRQTAENIDTRLGIYKDMMMQVVGNNDIVSMLRVLDRTDAAQYDLDSLSLTTKLSTIIAINQDLQSISFLSPKHYIKGIYRWNDRSNEKVSPFLRTLEDGSNFRWFPTRLGTYVDSLNSQNVHVFSLAKQIYKTSDDSPVGIIAVLDIREDVLKEIGDRTTKSNMDIQSFVIDGSGQIISYPDSQLLGKSVKQVLGESGYSQLFRTPSEELAFPLKHDGQRLIVNYKKLHTNDWIVVNVISESSLYKDTNRLLQIIMIIALICILFSILTAIFLANSISNPILKMIRLMRQVMSGDLSVRFKAKRRNDEFDILGENFNYMVARIDELLKAVYEEQNHKRVAELKALQAQINPHFLYNTLDIIKWTALLQKANNAAEMVSLLSRLLRISLGKGEETVTVEEEIEHVQCYLGIQKFRFNFHIETFVYLDEDVRTLRTPKLILQPIVENAILHAFTERESGGEIHIRCSLHSGGGIRFEVADNGCGMEPSLVKRLRTHQETFGEKLGGIGLSNVDERIKLICGKMYGLDIQSELGTGTRIGIRLPYME
- a CDS encoding carbohydrate ABC transporter permease, with the translated sequence MKPIALNVIAVVLALVFIFPLIWMLLVSLKPDGVYVYTLQDWLKFTDLNMANYAKVLKDSQILRWTWNSFTIGVITTILSLFFSSLAAFSFSKLAFKSKGLFFLLIVSGLLIPTEAILIPLYETTLHLKLIDNIWAIILPGLTNPIGILLLKQFMDGVPKDYIEAAQIDGCRNFGLWSRICLPLTKSAMVSVGIFYFILSWNNFLWPYLSITSQENMILSAGLPTFLSNNTMSLNLIMAASAIAAIPTILVFVLLQRHIVQGVAMSGIKG
- a CDS encoding carbohydrate ABC transporter permease, producing MEINVRERERTLILRKPFSLRFVTELKAILYLLPFLIPFAIFYLWPVCRGAWMSLHVWGIQGMQKYVGFANYKKIFTDQNFYLYVWHSFYFVLICAPTVIVLGLILALIINQNIRFRTAIRSMFFLPYVLSVSVISFIWLRLFDSKYGPINALLKVIGLPGDIHWLTDKHFVWWAITLATDWWTVGFVMVLFLAGLQEIPTDHYEAAKIDGAGAWKQFRHITLPGLSRVMKIQVFYQIISCLKLFGQVQIMTGGGPGDTTNTMIRYIYVTGFKKDMFGLASAQSIVFCVIMLLIAVIQFKLTESKD